One Undibacter mobilis genomic region harbors:
- a CDS encoding methyl-accepting chemotaxis protein, with translation MMGTKLKATSQSRDGQALPDVSMPVVDSPLLAAEQDAATAATAASVRETIDLIELDLGAMIRDVAQAAEAVHSGTSASARALASIRSRSEDLAAQSQDARRDAGQVAEATVELAQSAGEIDQRVKAAGALTDDAEAAASAANKSVDELKSSIGDIGKVVNLIANVARQTNLLALNATIEAARAGAAGRGFAVVAAEVKELSVRTQAATEDITRKIETLQKAAAASIAAVHRISDATKAVRPVFSSIAEAVQAQVQTTDGLSRNANETSAFIGAVADGAGQIRQAAADATAHGDAVDRSGQEAGHLAEKLKTRCVIFLRLTDIGDRRQHERLPCELDVSLDIAGVALRGQTADISEGGLLVRLSQPKELRTGTVLNAEIAGVGPCEVHLVNQSPLGLHLRFGALAPSTKVNLEGRLAAIRAANKEFIARAIDAAGRISTLFENAVNAGRIALDDLFDNNYLPIPGTEPQQYRTRFLSLCEALLPGVQEPLLASDPRMVFCVAVDRNGYLPVHNAEYSQPQRPNDPIWNAAHSRNRRIFDDRAGLSAGRVVRPYIIQNYPRDMGDRVVMMWEIGAPIRVFGKKWGGFRTAYTL, from the coding sequence ATGATGGGGACGAAGCTCAAGGCGACATCGCAATCGCGAGACGGTCAGGCTTTGCCTGATGTCTCGATGCCGGTTGTCGATTCCCCGCTACTCGCCGCCGAACAAGACGCCGCAACGGCTGCCACCGCCGCTTCCGTGCGCGAGACCATCGATCTGATCGAACTCGATCTCGGCGCCATGATCCGCGACGTGGCGCAGGCGGCCGAGGCCGTCCATTCCGGCACCAGCGCCTCCGCCCGGGCGCTCGCTTCGATCCGCTCCCGCAGCGAAGACCTTGCCGCCCAGTCGCAGGACGCCCGGCGCGATGCCGGCCAGGTTGCCGAGGCCACCGTCGAACTGGCGCAGTCGGCCGGCGAAATCGATCAGCGCGTCAAAGCCGCCGGCGCTCTGACCGACGATGCCGAAGCCGCCGCCAGCGCCGCCAACAAAAGCGTCGATGAACTCAAGTCCTCGATTGGCGACATCGGCAAGGTGGTCAATCTCATCGCCAATGTGGCGCGCCAGACCAACCTGCTCGCGCTCAACGCCACCATCGAAGCGGCGCGCGCCGGCGCCGCCGGCCGCGGTTTCGCTGTCGTCGCCGCCGAGGTGAAAGAACTGTCGGTCCGCACGCAGGCCGCCACCGAGGACATCACGCGCAAGATCGAAACGCTGCAGAAGGCCGCGGCCGCCTCCATCGCCGCCGTGCATCGCATCTCCGATGCGACAAAGGCGGTGCGGCCGGTGTTCTCGTCAATCGCCGAGGCGGTGCAAGCGCAGGTGCAGACCACCGATGGCCTCTCGCGCAATGCCAACGAAACCTCGGCCTTCATCGGCGCCGTCGCCGATGGCGCCGGTCAAATCCGGCAAGCCGCGGCGGATGCCACCGCGCATGGCGACGCCGTCGATCGTTCGGGCCAGGAAGCCGGCCACCTCGCCGAGAAGCTGAAGACGCGCTGCGTCATTTTCCTGCGCCTGACCGATATCGGCGACCGCCGCCAGCATGAGCGCCTGCCCTGCGAACTCGACGTCTCGCTTGACATCGCCGGCGTGGCGCTGCGCGGCCAGACGGCCGATATCTCAGAGGGCGGGCTGCTGGTGCGGCTGTCCCAGCCGAAAGAGCTTCGCACCGGCACTGTGCTGAACGCCGAGATCGCCGGCGTCGGTCCATGCGAAGTTCACCTCGTCAATCAATCGCCGCTCGGACTGCATTTGCGGTTTGGGGCCCTGGCGCCCAGCACCAAAGTCAATCTCGAAGGCCGCCTCGCCGCGATCCGTGCTGCCAACAAGGAATTCATCGCACGCGCCATCGATGCCGCGGGCCGCATCTCGACCCTGTTCGAGAATGCGGTGAACGCCGGGCGTATCGCGCTCGACGACCTGTTCGACAATAACTATCTGCCAATCCCCGGCACCGAGCCGCAGCAATATCGCACGCGCTTCCTGTCGCTGTGCGAGGCGCTGTTGCCGGGCGTACAGGAGCCGCTGCTGGCGAGCGACCCGCGCATGGTCTTTTGCGTCGCGGTGGATCGCAACGGCTACCTGCCCGTCCACAACGCCGAATACTCGCAGCCGCAGCGGCCGAACGATCCGATCTGGAATGCCGCACACAGCCGCAACCGCCGCATTTTCGACGACCGCGCCGGCCTGTCGGCCGGCCGCGTGGTGCGCCCCTACATCATCCAGAACTACCCGCGCGATATGGGCGACAGGGTTGTGATGATGTGGGAAATCGGTGCGCCGATCCGCGTTTTCGGCAAGAAATGGGGCGGTTTCCGCACCGCCTATACCCTCTGA
- a CDS encoding S1C family serine protease yields MLDFTPPSPEEDAGVGAAAAAPALDQEFESDAGLLDAYSRAVTSVADTVGPAVLRVETRAAGNRPGGTGSGVTIAPDGLVLTNCHVVEGAKEIRLLDTEGRVMEARTIGVDPDTDLALLRAGAVRDLPHAALGDSKLLRRGQLVVAIGNPLGFESTVTAGVISALGRSLRARNGRLIEDVIQTDAALNPGNSGGPLVSSRGEVIGINTAVIRGAQGICFAVAANTAQFVLSELIQHGRVRRGYIGVSGQTVEVPRRHARNAEIENRTGAMVSGLEKSGPAERAGLMSFDTIVRVDGEAVTGVDDLIRILNGDRIGRSVAFDVLRRGQLRSFDVTPLERPAPKAA; encoded by the coding sequence ATGCTCGACTTCACGCCTCCTTCCCCTGAGGAAGACGCTGGCGTGGGTGCGGCCGCGGCCGCTCCTGCGCTGGATCAAGAGTTTGAATCGGACGCCGGCCTTCTCGATGCCTATTCGCGGGCGGTGACTTCAGTTGCCGACACCGTCGGACCGGCCGTGCTGCGCGTCGAAACGCGCGCCGCCGGTAACCGGCCCGGTGGCACCGGCTCCGGCGTCACCATCGCGCCGGACGGCCTGGTGCTCACCAACTGCCACGTCGTGGAAGGCGCCAAGGAGATCAGGCTGCTCGATACCGAGGGCCGGGTGATGGAAGCCCGTACGATCGGCGTCGATCCTGACACAGATCTGGCGCTGCTGCGCGCCGGCGCGGTGCGGGACCTGCCGCACGCCGCACTCGGTGATTCCAAATTACTACGCCGCGGCCAGTTGGTCGTCGCCATCGGCAATCCGCTTGGCTTTGAATCGACGGTGACCGCCGGCGTCATCTCGGCGCTCGGCCGTTCGCTGCGCGCGCGCAACGGCCGGCTGATCGAGGACGTGATTCAGACCGACGCGGCGCTCAATCCCGGCAATTCCGGCGGCCCCCTGGTGTCGTCGCGCGGTGAAGTAATCGGCATCAACACCGCGGTGATCCGCGGCGCGCAGGGCATCTGCTTTGCCGTCGCCGCCAACACCGCGCAATTCGTGCTGTCCGAACTCATCCAGCACGGCCGCGTGCGGCGCGGCTACATCGGTGTTTCGGGTCAGACGGTGGAGGTGCCGCGGCGGCACGCACGCAACGCGGAAATCGAAAACCGCACCGGCGCGATGGTGTCCGGTCTCGAAAAAAGCGGACCGGCGGAGCGGGCGGGATTGATGTCGTTCGACACCATCGTGCGTGTCGATGGCGAAGCCGTGACCGGCGTCGACGATCTGATCCGCATTCTCAACGGCGACCGCATTGGCCGGTCGGTTGCGTTCGACGTGCTGCGGCGCGGACAGTTGCGTTCATTCGACGTAACGCCACTCGAACGGCCGGCGCCGAAGGCGGCGTAG
- a CDS encoding PsiF family protein → MLKILPQLKITTLALASLLPLALAAQPAAAATKQEKMETCKAGAEHDKLTGAKRDAFMKKCMGAGNYEPKARQDALKQAKSKKPAATPAAAPPADEETEEKAQ, encoded by the coding sequence ATGCTCAAGATCTTGCCGCAGCTCAAGATCACCACGCTCGCGCTGGCGAGCCTTCTGCCGCTGGCTTTGGCCGCGCAGCCTGCCGCTGCCGCGACCAAGCAGGAGAAGATGGAAACCTGCAAGGCCGGCGCAGAACACGACAAGCTGACCGGCGCCAAGCGCGATGCCTTCATGAAGAAGTGCATGGGTGCCGGCAACTACGAGCCCAAGGCGCGTCAGGATGCGCTCAAGCAGGCCAAGTCCAAGAAGCCGGCGGCGACGCCTGCCGCTGCGCCGCCCGCGGACGAAGAGACCGAAGAGAAGGCGCAGTAA
- a CDS encoding Rne/Rng family ribonuclease — MPDKMLIDATHPEETRVVVLRGNRVEEFDFESANRKQLRGNIYLAKVTRVEPSLQAAFVDYGGNRHGFLAFAEIHPDYYQIPVADRQALLAQEEQDARQAEAEHENRASRGGRRNRHRRSDRSRDASRSEAVAETSNETTGEVSSEAIAEAALGGISPTENDRTEFPLSDAPASADVDTSAEAPADMQPLPTSEELDLPPLRQSHIETPAAVETADEQPVAVQPEGGDDHAETADEALLPDAQSIVADHNGDEQNGDDEHDDNGQSDGNGDDHHDDEPEQVESVGGADALEEVEDRKPRFRRNYKIQEVIKRRQVMLVQVVKEERGSKGAALTTYLSLAGRYSVLMPNTARGGGISRKITSGEDRSRLKEIAQELEVPEGMGVILRTAGAARTKMEVKRDFEYLLRLWETVRDLTLKSMAPTLVYEEGSLIKRSIRDLYSKDIDEIIVAGEAGYKEARDFMRMLMPTHAKNVKLYSDAQPLFTRYGIESQLDAMFQPTVQLKSGGYIVINQTEALVAIDVNSGRATREHHIEDTALKTNCEAADEVARQLRLRDLAGLIVIDFIDMDEGRNNRTVERRMKEALKHDRARIQVGRISHFGLLEMSRQRIRTSVLESSTEKCPVCGGLGHVRSVSSVALQLLRAIEDTLNKGGTHNLTVRTRSDVALYVLNHKRAHLRALEERFRITITVSADPNVAPQVSYMVERGEQIHSIEQAKAIAAAAPPLTIAIEEDDFVAPEEPEYEDEIIAASEDEDDAAEDETEAEGTEDGEAERDGSRRRRKRRGRGRGRGRGGPRDDQQPPQQQNLGEHTVAHEDHDAGSPEEDLSAPEQEGEEAATEGSEANGDPRRRRRRGRRGGRRNRQRGDEGVQGNGREAGEQNGAFAERGVHETSEGAPHPVLSDEDAGLMAPPFPQPTPVHQAAPAPSPTTPAASEPTSEAAPRRRSTIREPAPVGTSESTATAAPVPPAPAPTPILSSPAAAEPPKRGWWAKRLLGDKS, encoded by the coding sequence ATGCCCGACAAAATGTTGATCGACGCGACCCACCCGGAAGAAACGCGGGTGGTCGTGCTGCGCGGCAATCGCGTCGAAGAATTCGACTTCGAGTCCGCTAACCGCAAGCAGCTTCGCGGCAACATCTATCTCGCCAAAGTCACCCGGGTCGAACCGTCGCTGCAGGCGGCCTTCGTCGATTACGGCGGCAACCGCCACGGCTTCCTCGCCTTCGCGGAAATCCACCCCGACTACTATCAAATCCCGGTCGCCGACCGGCAGGCCTTGCTCGCCCAGGAAGAGCAGGACGCCCGCCAGGCCGAAGCCGAGCACGAAAACCGCGCCAGCCGCGGCGGCCGCCGCAACCGTCATCGCCGCTCCGACCGCTCGCGCGACGCCAGCCGCTCCGAGGCGGTCGCTGAAACGTCGAACGAGACGACGGGCGAAGTCTCCAGCGAGGCGATCGCCGAAGCCGCGCTCGGCGGCATCTCGCCGACCGAGAACGATCGCACCGAATTTCCGCTGTCCGACGCTCCGGCTTCGGCCGACGTCGATACATCCGCTGAAGCACCTGCCGACATGCAGCCGCTGCCGACGTCGGAGGAACTTGACCTGCCGCCGCTGCGGCAGTCGCATATTGAAACGCCGGCCGCCGTCGAGACGGCTGACGAACAGCCGGTCGCCGTCCAACCCGAAGGCGGCGACGATCACGCCGAAACCGCCGACGAGGCTCTCTTGCCCGACGCGCAGTCGATCGTTGCCGACCATAACGGCGACGAACAGAACGGCGACGACGAGCACGACGACAACGGTCAGAGTGATGGCAATGGCGACGATCATCACGACGACGAGCCGGAGCAGGTCGAATCCGTCGGCGGCGCCGATGCGCTCGAAGAAGTCGAAGACCGCAAGCCGCGCTTTCGCCGCAACTACAAGATCCAGGAAGTCATCAAGCGCCGCCAGGTGATGCTGGTGCAGGTCGTCAAGGAAGAGCGCGGCTCCAAGGGCGCGGCGCTGACGACCTATCTGTCGCTCGCCGGCCGCTACTCGGTGCTGATGCCGAACACCGCGCGCGGCGGCGGCATTTCGCGCAAGATCACCTCCGGCGAAGACCGCAGCCGCCTCAAGGAAATCGCTCAGGAACTCGAAGTGCCGGAAGGCATGGGCGTGATCCTGCGCACCGCAGGCGCCGCCCGTACCAAGATGGAGGTCAAGCGCGACTTCGAATATCTGCTGCGGTTGTGGGAGACGGTGCGCGATCTGACGCTCAAGTCGATGGCCCCCACCCTCGTCTACGAGGAAGGCTCGCTGATCAAGCGTTCGATCCGCGATCTCTATTCCAAGGACATCGACGAGATCATCGTTGCGGGTGAAGCCGGCTATAAGGAAGCGCGCGACTTCATGCGCATGCTGATGCCGACGCATGCCAAGAACGTGAAGCTCTATTCCGATGCGCAACCTCTGTTCACGCGCTACGGCATCGAGAGCCAGCTCGACGCCATGTTCCAGCCGACCGTGCAGCTCAAGTCGGGCGGTTACATCGTCATCAACCAGACCGAGGCGCTCGTCGCCATCGACGTGAACTCCGGCCGCGCCACGCGCGAGCATCACATCGAGGACACCGCGCTCAAGACCAATTGCGAAGCCGCCGACGAAGTGGCGCGCCAGCTTCGCCTGCGCGATCTCGCCGGTCTCATCGTCATCGACTTCATCGACATGGACGAAGGCCGCAACAACCGCACGGTCGAGCGGCGCATGAAAGAGGCGCTCAAGCACGATCGCGCCCGCATCCAGGTCGGCCGCATCTCGCATTTCGGCCTGCTCGAAATGTCGCGCCAGCGCATCCGCACTTCGGTGCTGGAGAGTTCGACCGAGAAATGCCCGGTGTGCGGCGGCCTCGGCCACGTGCGCTCGGTATCGTCGGTGGCGCTGCAGTTGCTGCGCGCGATCGAGGACACGCTGAACAAGGGCGGCACGCATAACCTCACCGTGCGCACGCGCTCGGACGTCGCGCTCTATGTGCTCAATCACAAGCGCGCTCATCTGCGCGCGCTGGAAGAGCGCTTCCGCATCACGATCACCGTCTCGGCCGATCCGAATGTGGCGCCGCAGGTCTCGTACATGGTCGAGCGCGGCGAGCAGATCCACAGCATCGAACAGGCCAAGGCCATTGCCGCCGCCGCGCCGCCCTTGACCATTGCCATCGAGGAAGACGACTTCGTCGCTCCGGAGGAGCCGGAATACGAAGACGAAATCATCGCCGCCAGTGAGGACGAGGACGACGCCGCCGAGGACGAAACCGAAGCGGAAGGCACGGAAGACGGCGAAGCCGAGCGCGATGGCAGCCGCCGTCGCCGCAAGCGTCGGGGGCGTGGCCGCGGTCGCGGTCGTGGCGGTCCGCGCGACGACCAGCAGCCACCGCAGCAGCAGAATCTCGGCGAGCACACTGTCGCGCATGAAGATCATGACGCCGGTTCGCCGGAGGAAGATTTATCCGCTCCCGAACAGGAAGGCGAAGAAGCCGCCACCGAAGGCAGCGAAGCCAATGGCGACCCGCGCCGCCGCCGCCGTCGCGGACGCCGTGGCGGACGCCGCAACCGTCAGCGCGGTGACGAAGGCGTTCAGGGCAACGGCCGCGAGGCCGGCGAGCAGAACGGCGCGTTCGCCGAACGGGGCGTGCATGAAACCTCGGAAGGCGCGCCGCATCCGGTCCTCAGCGATGAGGATGCCGGCCTGATGGCGCCGCCCTTCCCGCAGCCGACTCCGGTTCACCAGGCAGCACCGGCGCCTTCGCCGACCACACCGGCTGCGAGCGAACCGACATCGGAAGCGGCACCACGCCGCCGTTCGACCATCCGCGAACCTGCGCCCGTTGGGACGAGCGAATCGACGGCGACGGCTGCACCGGTCCCGCCGGCGCCCGCACCAACGCCGATCCTTTCGTCACCTGCGGCGGCGGAACCGCCGAAGCGTGGCTGGTGGGCCAAGCGCTTGCTCGGCGACAAGAGTTAG
- a CDS encoding N-acetylmuramoyl-L-alanine amidase, with protein MVAGLAMAQTVQLPAVTGVRVGGDGQKTRFIMDLSQKIDVAAFALANPYRVVVDMPQVAFRLPDKIGEQSRGLVKAFRYGLIMQGGSRVVLDTAGPVKIEKAFVLEAEAGEPARLVIDLAVTDRASFMRALTLDNGPERRLTGKMPEMPPKADNDSRPLIVLDPGHGGIDQGARAQTGQLEKDLVLQFAQTLRARLEKTGKYRLAMTRTDDTFIPLTDRVKFSRSNGAALFISVHADALPKGEGQAEGATIYTLSETASDAEAARLAEAENKADAIAGVDLTAEPDDVASILFDLAQRETKTYSMKFARSVVGELKTAARLHKQPLKSAGFKVLTAPDVPSVLIELGYMSTKDDLKLMISDAWQTKTAGAVAQAIDNFFGPRLARGQAGAN; from the coding sequence ATGGTGGCTGGCCTGGCGATGGCCCAGACCGTCCAGCTTCCGGCCGTGACTGGCGTCCGGGTCGGAGGTGACGGCCAAAAGACCCGGTTCATCATGGACTTGAGCCAGAAGATCGATGTCGCGGCTTTCGCGCTCGCCAACCCGTACCGGGTGGTCGTCGACATGCCGCAGGTCGCCTTCCGCCTGCCGGACAAGATCGGTGAGCAGAGCCGGGGGCTGGTCAAGGCGTTCCGCTACGGCCTGATCATGCAGGGCGGCTCCCGGGTCGTGCTCGACACTGCCGGCCCCGTGAAGATCGAAAAGGCCTTCGTGCTGGAGGCCGAAGCCGGCGAGCCGGCCCGTCTGGTCATCGATCTGGCTGTCACGGACCGCGCCAGTTTCATGCGGGCTCTCACGCTCGACAATGGACCCGAGCGGCGGTTGACCGGCAAGATGCCGGAAATGCCCCCCAAAGCCGACAATGACAGCCGGCCGCTGATCGTGCTCGATCCGGGGCATGGCGGGATCGATCAGGGCGCGCGGGCGCAGACCGGCCAACTGGAAAAGGACCTGGTCCTGCAATTTGCGCAAACCCTGCGCGCCCGGTTGGAGAAGACCGGCAAGTACCGCCTCGCCATGACGCGCACTGACGACACATTCATCCCGCTCACCGACCGGGTGAAATTCAGCCGGTCGAATGGCGCGGCGCTGTTCATCTCGGTTCACGCCGACGCGCTGCCCAAAGGCGAGGGCCAGGCGGAAGGCGCCACGATCTACACCCTGTCCGAAACCGCCTCCGACGCCGAGGCGGCGCGGTTGGCCGAGGCCGAGAACAAGGCCGATGCGATTGCCGGCGTCGATCTGACGGCGGAGCCGGACGACGTTGCCAGCATCCTGTTCGACCTCGCGCAGCGTGAAACCAAAACCTATTCAATGAAGTTTGCCCGTTCAGTGGTCGGCGAACTCAAAACTGCGGCGCGGCTGCACAAGCAGCCCCTGAAGTCGGCCGGCTTTAAGGTGCTGACCGCGCCGGACGTGCCTTCGGTGCTGATCGAACTCGGCTACATGTCCACCAAGGACGACCTCAAGCTCATGATCTCGGATGCCTGGCAGACCAAGACGGCGGGGGCGGTGGCGCAGGCCATCGATAACTTCTTCGGGCCGCGGCTGGCACGCGGTCAGGCGGGGGCCAACTGA